TCCAATTGTAAGGCTTTCCTCTCAAACATTATCCTTCCCTCATATCTGTAAGGAGGTCATTTTTCCATGCAATTGTATGCACATAAGAATCTTTAACTCTAAACATACCGAGTGTGTAAAAAATATTGTATTTATCTTTGCTTATGAACTCTATGTCCAATTTATTAAAGTGACTACCGATATGAAAAGCAAGAAAGTACTCATGCCAATCTGAATAGGAGTTTTGAGCAAGTTTTGCCGCTTGTATCATATAATATTCCGCTTCTTTTTTAGATAAATAACCTAATCTTTTACCAATTCGACTTAAACAAATACACCATGCATAATCAAATGCAGCAATCCCAGCATCAGGTAACATGTGCAATGAGTAATTCACAACGTACATTTTTTCATCGTTTGATTGTCTTGGAAGTAATAGCTTTCGCTGTGCTTCTGAAAGAGGGGTTAATTGATTGTACATCGTTTGAAATTCTTGGCGTGATCCTTCTGTTAATAACCACTCAATCATTTCTTTTAATTGTTCCGGTTCGGTACAATCAAATCTTCGTAATTGTGCTTTCAAAAACTTTTTCCCAAGTATACGGTCTCTTATAAATGTAAATTCATATTTTGTAAAATAATGAATAAGAAGATAAGTATCCATACATATTGTAGACATGCATCGAAAATATTGTTCTACCTGTTTTTTCTTTCTTGAAACGAACACCTAAGCTCCTCCTTATATTTTGATTTTCAGTCTATAAAACTTCCATGCTTCCCAAACAACTGGAAGAAGAAGGATATATTTGAAAGGTAATCGCGTAATAATAGCAAGAATAAAAAATAAAATATACACCCAAGTACGTCTTAAAAACATGCCACTATACATCAATATCCAACCAAATACATAAGCCATTGTAACCCCTGGTTTATTTGGTTTCTTTCCGCTTTGTGCCAAAAACGAATTGAAATATGATAGAAACTCAACATGGTTCCTGTCTATTTGAAAAGCATCCTGCACTATTTTTTCAGCTTTCTCTATTTCTCCCGCTTTTTCTAAGCATTTTGTCATCATGAACATCGCATCCATATGCTCTGGGTAGACAGAAAGAAGATGTTCACAATCTTTGATAGCATCGTGAAATTGCCCAAGATTATGCTGAATACGGGCACGATATAATAATGCATCTGGGTCGTCTTTATCAATCAACAGAATATTGCTAAATGCTTGTAATGCCTTCTCCTTATTGTCTATACGTAAATAATAAATACCTTGCATACGTAATAATTCAGGGTCCCTTTGATACATTGCAAACGCACGATCCAGTTCTTCTTTTACATCTTCTAATTCATTCGCTATCAGTTTCCTTTGTATTTCTTCTCGTATATAGAAATACAACTCAAAATCTAAATCAGCAGTTTTTTCAAAGATATCGTAACGCATTTCTTTTTCGCCGCTAATTCTTTCTAATAAAAATTGAATTGTATTTTCTCCATATTCATTTACTAAATCATTTCTTTGCTCGCTGAATCGAAATACTTGATCGATTAATTCCCAAATCGAATGTGGGAAGTGATAATGATTTAAGAAAAATTCAATTAACTGATCTTGTAGTGCTGCTGCATATTGAACATCCCATATCACATCTGAACGCAATATTTCCTCCCAATTCCCCTGCTCTATCCGTGCAAAGAAATTATCATAAAGCATCTCAACACTTTCCATGAATGTATAGACTGGATGTTCAGCAATTGTAGTAGTAGCAATTTCCGCATCACTATCAGTCCATGGAGAAAATACAAGTTCCCTATCAGAAGCATTCATTTCATCTATTTGAATCGACAGCTTATCTTTCATATTTTTCGCACTTTTCACTGCCTGGTCAAACGCTTCTCTTAATCTTTGATATCCTTCGGGGTCATCTTCTGGATGATGTATTTTCAGGAGTTTTGCATAAGCTTTTTTAATGACTGAAATATCGTCAGTAGGTTCAATCTCCAATGTATTCCAAATACTCATTAGCGATTTGCCCACCTTTCCATACTTTCAATATGTTCTTTTAATATACTGGAAGCTTCTTTAATCTTTTTATCATTTTGCGTTGTAAGCACGCTCTCAAATTGTTGCAGTAATATAGAAATCTTTTTGCGTTCATCACCAAGTAACTCTTCATAAAGCCTTTCGCACTTTGCAAGAAGAAGTCGATTTTCTTCTCTATCTCTCGGATGAATTTTAATATCTCTTAACTCTAAAAGTCTCTTTTCTATTTCTGCATCTGTAAGATTTCCAGCGTTTTGCTGTATGATCGTTCTTTTCTTTTCTCCAGTTGATGTACTTATTACCTCAACTTCAAGAATGCCATTAATGTCGTATGTATAACGAATATCAACCGACTCATTTCCAGCAGGAGCAGGAGGAATCTTAATTTTGAGCTCACCTAGTTTTAAATTATTTACTACCCTACGGTTTTCCCCTTGATAAACATCAATAGTTATAAATTGTTGTTTATCCTTTACTGTATATAGTCGCTCCACCTTACTTACAGGAATTGGTGTATTTCTCTCTATAATAGGGAAGAAGTACCCAGACTCTGACTTACCATCTCCAAATTCTTGAACAACACTTGTTCCTAAAGAATATGGACAGACATCGGTTAAAATCACTTCTTCTAAAGCCTTATTTCGTTCTTTTAAGGCAACTTGAATTGCAGCACCTAAAGCAACTGTTTCATCTGGATTTATATTTGCATAAGGCATACGCCCAAACATTTTAGAAATAACAGATTTCACAAGAGGCATTCGAGTAGCTCCACCAATTAAAATTACAGCATCTAAATCATTCGGGTTTAACGAAGCATCGCGAAGAGCACGTTCAATTGGATAACGAAGACGTAACAGTAGTGGCGTTACAATTTTTTCGAATTCTCCCCTATTTATACTCGTTTCATATGTTTGATTTTGAATCACAACATTCATAGTCGCAGCTGATTCATTACACAAAGTAAGCTTACAACGTTCTGCTTGTGTATAAATTAATGATAATGTTTTTGAATCCAGTGAATCTGGATCCAGTTGATGCGATTCTAGGAAGAAGGTCATTAAACTTCTTGTGAAATCTTCACCACCAAGATAATTATCACCAGCAATAGATTTTACATCCATTATCCCTTCAAACAATTCCAAAATGGAAACATCAAAAGTTCCTCCACCTAAATCAAATACAAGAAATTTTGTTTCCGATTCTTCTTGGTATAAGCCATAAGCAATTGCCGCAGCCGTTGGTTCGCTAATAAGACGTTCTACTGTTAATCCTGCTATTTCCGCTGCACGTTTCGTTGACTTTCTCTGCGTATCGTTGAAATAGGCAGGGACACTAATTACAGCACCGGTAACCTCTTCATTTAAATACGCTTCTGCGTCTTGTTTCAAAGATTTAATAACAAAAGATGATAACTCTTCAGATGAAAAAGTATATGTACCCAGCTCATATTTTTTCTCTGTTCCTATAAAACGTTTAAAAGTTGCTGCTGTCAGTTGTGGATGAGTAATTAGTCGCTCTTTCGCAATACGCCCAACTAAAATTTCACCCGTTTCATCAACGCTAACTACCGATGGTGTGAGAAATTCACCTAAAACATTTGGAATAAGCGTTGCACCATCTTCCGACCATGTTGCTACTAAACTATTAGTTGTTCCTAAATCAATTCCAATTATCGCCATACTAATCCCCTCTCTTTTTACTATATTTTACTATACCATTATAAATAGGAAAAGTATGTAAGAAACTAATAATACTAAACTTTCATAATATAAAAAACCTATTTTAACGTAGTTAATTGAAATAATATGTTAAATTATAAAAACGATGTTCATTTTATAATAAGATCGTTTAAAAATATCAATCATCAAAATTTTTTAGTTTGACCCAAAATTTAATTTTATTCCCAATTAATTCCTTAACCTTCCTCCCGTTCTGTTCTCATAAAAAGCGAGGGTAACCGCTACTCGCTCAAATTTCATTTACAAATAAACATATAAGGTACACTCTAAAAGCAATGTGTACGTTAAATCCCCTTCCTGAAATAATTCCATCCTGAACTTTATCACTTCTACAAAATTACACATACAAAAACGCTATTCTCTCCTATGATTCAACGGAAAAAAATAGCGTTTTTAAATAGTATTTTATTAGCTTGTTATTAATTTACAAGCTTCTTTACTAATTCATCATTCATTATGCATAGTTGTGTTTGAAATCATACGAAATACTTTCACATAGAAAACTGCACTAACAAGGGCACAAAGTAGTATAATTCCGAACACAACGATTGGAGATAACCATGTAGAAAATACAATCATAATAGGTGCAATAAAGCGCCCGATGGTAAATTGTAAATTAGATGCTTCCATATATTGTCCTCTAGCATTTTCAAGTGCATATTTACTGACAAAACTATGTACAACTGGCGAACGAATCAATTCGCCAATTGTTAATATTGCCATAAACGGAAAGTACATCTAAAACAATGTATTGAACATAGTTTCGCCAATCAATCTAATTTTTAAATTTCTCTCCCAGGATAACCATTACAACGTAATACATCCCCTATTTTAACTTGTCTTCTATTCACTATTTATTCGATAAACTGTCAGTCCAAAGAAAAAATAATAACATAAAGTGAATTTATTTTACAAATTAATATAGGAATCTAAACTTTGATTACAATAAATTTCCTAGTTATTTATAAGAATCTGTTTTTGGGGATATCTCAATTCATTCGCTTGATGGTCATAAGCTGTTTTCCTTCTATAAACAAAATCCACCAGAAACATCTATAATTTGCCCCGTTACCCATCGACTATCAGAAGCAGCAAGGAATGCTACTGCATCTGCAATATCTTCAACTTGCCCTATTCGTCCGAACACAGATGAATTCGCAGCAAAATTTCGTATTTCCGGATCATCTAGCAATTTTGCATTGATATCTGTCTTCGTATATCCAGGCATAATTGTATTCACTGTTATACCTCTTTCTCCAAGATGTTTAGCTAGAGGCAGTGTCATCGTATTGAGTGCACCTTTACTTAAACCGTATGCAATGGATCCTGTAAAACCAAGTCTTACTTCAGCTGATGAAATGTTAATAACGCGCCCCTCTGCTCGTAGTAACGGTAATGTTTGCTGAATTAAGAAGAACGGCGCCTTAATATTTACGGCCATAATTTCATCAAAAATTTCTTCTGTCGTATTTTCAATCGTCCCTTGTGTACCTATCCCTGCATTGTTTACTAAAATATCAATCTCTGATGTACCAACTCTTATTTGTAATTCATTCTTTAATTGTTCTACTAGCTTTTTAACACCATCGATTGAATTAAGATCAGCTTCAATTAAAAATGCCTTTCCTTCATTAGATTCAATCTCCCTAATTGTTTCATCTGCAGCTTGCTTATTCCGGCCGTAGTGAATCGCAACTAATGCACCGTCGTTTGCCAATCTCATCGCAATCGCACGACCAATACCGCGACTCGCCCCTGTTACTAACGCTACTTTCCCATCAAGATTCTTCATTTTTTCCATCCTTCCTAAATTTCTGTTTGATAAAACCTATACTTATATTTTTATTCAAACAGCAATATTTTAAAATATAGATTTATAGGTAATTTAGTTCATTCACTTATGATATTATAGTTATAATTTGTGATTCACTTTAAAAAATAAAATAAGGAGGCTATACAATGCAAAACGCAGTAAAATTAGATGAAATCGATCATAAAATTATGAACTTGTTGTATGAAAATGCGAGAATTTCTGTTTCAGAAATAGGACGAATTATATCCATGACGCAACCGGCTGTAAAGGAGCGTATAAATAAACTTGAAGATCAAGGGGTCATAGCAGCTTACCGAACGAAATTTGAGCCTTCCAAAATTAATAAAAATATTCAAGCATTCATCATGTTTAAAACGAGCCAATGCTCTGATTTTATCCAATATTGTAATGCCGCTCCTGAAGTAACTGATTTATATCGAATTAGTGGGGAGTTTAATTATATGATGAAGGTCATGAGCGATTCGATGGATTCCCTCGCTGCATTTTTAGACTCTTTAATGCAATTCGGATTATCATCTCCTTTAATTGTTTTAAAGAGTGAGTTTGAAGAGAAATTGTCGTTCTAATAAAGTGATAGGCACCAGCTTTCCAAAAAAGAAAAAGGGAGTGGATTATCCACTCCCTTTAACCACCTACCCCTGATTTCTCTGCGCCTCTCTAAACTCTTCCTTCACCTTCTCTAACAACCCTTCTTCTGTAATTAATCGATACGCGGTATTTGCTAGTGCTTTTGCTGATGTAATTAGAGCTTTGTCTCCTAATTCTGAACGTGCTGCTTCTCTAAATTCATTCGTATGTGCAATTAAATCATCTGGGCCGATTTTAATGTACGGGTGGATTGTCGGTACAACTTGGCTAACGTTTCCTGCATCGGTTGAACCAATACCAAATCTTTCTTTACGATTTACGTCTTCCCCGAGTAATTCTAGTTCTTCAGCTACGACGTCGTTATATGTTTTTGTTACGAGCAGTTCATCGATTTCATTTTGGAATTGATGGATTTTTACTTTTGTGTCTGTTGCTAACGCTGCTCCCTGTGCAATATTTTTTACTTTTTCTGTTACTTCTGCACATCTTTTTCGCGTTGCTGCACGGATGAAGAATCTTGCTGCGGCGTAGTCAGGAATAATGTTAGGTGCTTTTCCGCCTTCTGTAATAACGCCATGAATTTTCACGTCTGACGGAAGTTGTTGGCGAAGTGCGTTAATGCTGTTGTACAGCTGAATCACCGCATCTAATGCATTAATTCCTTCTTCAGGTGACGCTGCCGCGTGAGCTGTTTTTCCGTAAAAATGAAAATCAAGTGGATCGACTGCTAGTGAAGGGCTCGTTGTCGCTGTTTTTCCGCTCGGATGAATCATAAGCGCCGCATCAATATTTTTAAATAAACCTGCTTTTACATAACTCGATTTTGCGCTACCATTTGGCCCGCCTTCTTCTGCTGGTGTTCCGAATACGACAACTTCTCCACCAATTTCTTCGAGTGTTTCTGATAATGCAATCGCTGCTGCAACGCTAATTGTGCCGATTAAATTGTGACCACACGCATGACCGAGTCCTGGTAAAGCGTCATACTCAGCTAAAAATGCGATTGCTGGTCCTTGTTTTCCTGAACTTTTTCGCGCGATAAATCCTGTTTCGTGTCCAGCTATATTGTGCTGCAACTGAAATCCTGCACTACCTAGTAATAAACTTAACGTTCTAGATGCGTAAAATTCTTGATTACCAATCTCCGGATTCGCATGAATATCATGACTTGTTTCTATGTACTTTTCCTTATTTCTTTCGATACTCTCTTCAATTGTTTTTCTTTGTGACGCTACTCCTGTCGCTCCCATTTTTCTTCCTCCTTTTATTTTCACGTAAAAAAGCCTCTTTCTAAAAGATAGAAAGAGGCTTCTGTATATATAGTCAAAATGAGCTTCTTTCTTATCTTTCAAGTTACCTTGCTGGAATTGGCACAGTATTCATAACGAATCCGCTGCCGAGGTTTCATAGGGCCAGTCCCTCCACCTCTCGTGATAAGAATTTTCATAAAATTATATTAAATTACATTCATTCTAAGTTCATTTCAAATAAAAGTCAAGGAATTCCTATCCGAATTTACCGAATATCTAAAAATCCTTTTAATACACCAATTGTCTCAGGTGCTTGCAGTCTTGCACATACGTATGGAAATTCTGTACTGCCTTCAAACATCATTTGAGATGTGAGGGGCGCCCCTGCCCAAAAGATTTCATCATCGATTACGATAAACGGGAATGCTTTATTTTGTCTTTGTAACTTTACATTTTTCAATGGAACTGGTCCATCACTATACACCGTTATTTGCGCATTTGTACGCATTAACGCTTGCCATACTCGTTTATCCACTTGTTTTGTACTTGGAAGTGAAATCACGATTTTTCGTTTTGCAGCTAAAATATCTTTTAATAGCCCTTTCGGCTCTTCCAGATTCATTTCCATAAACCAACGTAATCGTTTCGATATTTTTCGCTCCCACAATTGTCTTGATGTCGTGCGATCATACACATCTCCGTGGCGTTCTATATGAGCAGTTAATTGTGACAACGCTTGTTTTCTAGAAAGGTTTTTACACATATAATGACAATCTGATAATTGAATGAACTTCCCTCTCGCCCTTGTCACAGCAACGTTGACGAGACGATGATTTTTATGGTCAAAGAATAAAACGCCAGGTCGTTCTTGTGGATAACTGTCAACCGTATCAAAGATCATCATATCTCTTTCAGATCCTTGGAATTTATGAACTGTCGCCGCTAAAACTGGTATGTTTTGATATTTCGTTCTCTGTAACATCTCTCTAATACACGTTGATAAAAAGCGAGACTGCGCTCTGTAAGGCGTCACAATACCAATTGATTGCACACCATCTAACAGTCCGATTAACATCATTTGCATTGCTACTAAACCAGACATAATGTTAAAACGAGATCCTGAAGCAGCATCTTTTAACGAAAAGGCCCCCATTTGGCTCGTATCAAATAAAACACTAGCTTCATTTGCGAATGGCTGCAATTGCGCAAGTTCTTTACGTTCTGAAACTGATGGATGATCATATACCCTATTTTTATAAATAAATGAGTTTGTAAATTTCGATATATCCGCATGCATACGTCTTTGTTCCTGCAGCATAAATAGGTTCGGATGTGCTTCTGATTTATTGACAGACTCAACAATTCCGGCATGGTAAAACATATCTTCGCCGAGCCATTTTCGTACGAGTTCATGGTTGGCCATCGCAATTGGAGGTAACTGTAAAAAGTCACCACAAACGACGATACGTTTTCCAAGTGAAGCAGCTAATGCGATTTGCGGAACGAACGCCATACTCACTTCATCTACGACAACTAAATCAAATGTACGCTCATAAATAAGTGAATCAATGGCACATTTCGATAAAGTTGCACCGATTACTTTCGCATTTTCAATGTATTCTTTTTCTACTTCTTTAATTTTCGCTCTCTGTTTTCGAAGATCACTTTCAATCTCCTGCATACGCTTCTTATCAGCAGATGTTGCTTTATACGATAAGATTTTTTCACGAAGCTCTTGGCGTGTTTCTTCTAAGTAGAGTCTTTCCTCACCCCATGATCCGTTCGTCGTTTCAACTAACTTCGATGCAAGAAGCGTTTCATGATTTCGTATATGTTCATGTTGACTATAACCGTAACGAACAATTTCGCCAGGTGTCCATTTCTTTTTCTTTTCAATTTGCTTCGTTACTTCACTCATTAATACGTCCACTGCGGCGTTACTATGAGCTAACACAAGTACCGACTTTCCTTTTTGATAATGAGCCGAAATAATGCGTGATAAATTGTAAGACTTCCCTGTTCCAGGTGGTCCCCATACGTACGTTGTCGGATTGTAAAACGCACGATACGCCAATTCATTTTTCGGGTTTTTCATCTTCTCGATATGTTTCGGACTGCTCGTCCCATCAACAAGACGCTTTATACGATTACGTTTTAGCTTATCTTTACGCGCTTCCTTCAACCTCTCTTGTAGTTGCTCTAAAAGCTGCCACGGTTCACTGTATAAAACAGCTTCTCGTATTTCACCTTGTATATAATCATTTAATTTCAGTTCTATTTCTAATCCATGTACAGATAATACTTCCCCTGTCGCTTCCTCACCATCGAACTCAATTCGAATGGGTGAACCTTCAGGTAAGCTTACTTCCGAAATAAGCTGAAATACATATACTGTACTTTCATAATCTGTATATAAAAAACGACCGTTCATGATAGAAATTTTACTACCACCTATCGTTTTCCAATGTTTAATTTCATATGCTAATGCATAATGCCACTCTTTCATCGTTTCCGATAATGAAGGAGTTTGAGTAGGTGTATTCATCGTATAATCTCCTTCCTTCTCCCCAAACATACTTTCTCACTATACCATATAACACGCTAAAATTTGTAAGGTTTTTATCTTGCTTATTTTCTTAATTTTCAATAACATATTGTATATAATTTTCAGAAAGAAGGAATCTACATGCCAGTTAGAAGAATCGAACACGTTGGACTTATGGTTGCAGACTTAGAAACATCTATTACTTTTTATGAAAAAGTAGTTGGCTTACAGCTCATTAAACGTATGGGGCACCCGAATCCAGACTTAAAACTCGCTTTTTTAGGTGTGGAAGAATCAAAAGAGACAATACTCGAATTAATTGAAGGCTACAACTCTTCCCTTCCGGCAGAAGGAAAAGTACATCACATTTGCTTTAAAGTGGATTCATTAGAGGATGAAATTGAAAGACTAAAGAAACATGCAGTAAC
This genomic window from Bacillus anthracis str. Vollum contains:
- a CDS encoding SDR family oxidoreductase; protein product: MKNLDGKVALVTGASRGIGRAIAMRLANDGALVAIHYGRNKQAADETIREIESNEGKAFLIEADLNSIDGVKKLVEQLKNELQIRVGTSEIDILVNNAGIGTQGTIENTTEEIFDEIMAVNIKAPFFLIQQTLPLLRAEGRVINISSAEVRLGFTGSIAYGLSKGALNTMTLPLAKHLGERGITVNTIMPGYTKTDINAKLLDDPEIRNFAANSSVFGRIGQVEDIADAVAFLAASDSRWVTGQIIDVSGGFCL
- a CDS encoding J domain-containing protein, with translation MSIWNTLEIEPTDDISVIKKAYAKLLKIHHPEDDPEGYQRLREAFDQAVKSAKNMKDKLSIQIDEMNASDRELVFSPWTDSDAEIATTTIAEHPVYTFMESVEMLYDNFFARIEQGNWEEILRSDVIWDVQYAAALQDQLIEFFLNHYHFPHSIWELIDQVFRFSEQRNDLVNEYGENTIQFLLERISGEKEMRYDIFEKTADLDFELYFYIREEIQRKLIANELEDVKEELDRAFAMYQRDPELLRMQGIYYLRIDNKEKALQAFSNILLIDKDDPDALLYRARIQHNLGQFHDAIKDCEHLLSVYPEHMDAMFMMTKCLEKAGEIEKAEKIVQDAFQIDRNHVEFLSYFNSFLAQSGKKPNKPGVTMAYVFGWILMYSGMFLRRTWVYILFFILAIITRLPFKYILLLPVVWEAWKFYRLKIKI
- a CDS encoding DUF1266 domain-containing protein translates to MFVSRKKKQVEQYFRCMSTICMDTYLLIHYFTKYEFTFIRDRILGKKFLKAQLRRFDCTEPEQLKEMIEWLLTEGSRQEFQTMYNQLTPLSEAQRKLLLPRQSNDEKMYVVNYSLHMLPDAGIAAFDYAWCICLSRIGKRLGYLSKKEAEYYMIQAAKLAQNSYSDWHEYFLAFHIGSHFNKLDIEFISKDKYNIFYTLGMFRVKDSYVHTIAWKNDLLTDMREG
- a CDS encoding Lrp/AsnC family transcriptional regulator; the encoded protein is MQNAVKLDEIDHKIMNLLYENARISVSEIGRIISMTQPAVKERINKLEDQGVIAAYRTKFEPSKINKNIQAFIMFKTSQCSDFIQYCNAAPEVTDLYRISGEFNYMMKVMSDSMDSLAAFLDSLMQFGLSSPLIVLKSEFEEKLSF
- a CDS encoding M20 family metallopeptidase; protein product: MGATGVASQRKTIEESIERNKEKYIETSHDIHANPEIGNQEFYASRTLSLLLGSAGFQLQHNIAGHETGFIARKSSGKQGPAIAFLAEYDALPGLGHACGHNLIGTISVAAAIALSETLEEIGGEVVVFGTPAEEGGPNGSAKSSYVKAGLFKNIDAALMIHPSGKTATTSPSLAVDPLDFHFYGKTAHAAASPEEGINALDAVIQLYNSINALRQQLPSDVKIHGVITEGGKAPNIIPDYAAARFFIRAATRKRCAEVTEKVKNIAQGAALATDTKVKIHQFQNEIDELLVTKTYNDVVAEELELLGEDVNRKERFGIGSTDAGNVSQVVPTIHPYIKIGPDDLIAHTNEFREAARSELGDKALITSAKALANTAYRLITEEGLLEKVKEEFREAQRNQG
- a CDS encoding VOC family protein, with the protein product MPVRRIEHVGLMVADLETSITFYEKVVGLQLIKRMGHPNPDLKLAFLGVEESKETILELIEGYNSSLPAEGKVHHICFKVDSLEDEIERLKKHAVTFLLGEEIETLPDGTRYIFFAGPDGEWIEFFETKR
- the hscC gene encoding molecular chaperone HscC codes for the protein MAIIGIDLGTTNSLVATWSEDGATLIPNVLGEFLTPSVVSVDETGEILVGRIAKERLITHPQLTAATFKRFIGTEKKYELGTYTFSSEELSSFVIKSLKQDAEAYLNEEVTGAVISVPAYFNDTQRKSTKRAAEIAGLTVERLISEPTAAAIAYGLYQEESETKFLVFDLGGGTFDVSILELFEGIMDVKSIAGDNYLGGEDFTRSLMTFFLESHQLDPDSLDSKTLSLIYTQAERCKLTLCNESAATMNVVIQNQTYETSINRGEFEKIVTPLLLRLRYPIERALRDASLNPNDLDAVILIGGATRMPLVKSVISKMFGRMPYANINPDETVALGAAIQVALKERNKALEEVILTDVCPYSLGTSVVQEFGDGKSESGYFFPIIERNTPIPVSKVERLYTVKDKQQFITIDVYQGENRRVVNNLKLGELKIKIPPAPAGNESVDIRYTYDINGILEVEVISTSTGEKKRTIIQQNAGNLTDAEIEKRLLELRDIKIHPRDREENRLLLAKCERLYEELLGDERKKISILLQQFESVLTTQNDKKIKEASSILKEHIESMERWANR
- a CDS encoding AAA domain-containing protein, with product MFGEKEGDYTMNTPTQTPSLSETMKEWHYALAYEIKHWKTIGGSKISIMNGRFLYTDYESTVYVFQLISEVSLPEGSPIRIEFDGEEATGEVLSVHGLEIELKLNDYIQGEIREAVLYSEPWQLLEQLQERLKEARKDKLKRNRIKRLVDGTSSPKHIEKMKNPKNELAYRAFYNPTTYVWGPPGTGKSYNLSRIISAHYQKGKSVLVLAHSNAAVDVLMSEVTKQIEKKKKWTPGEIVRYGYSQHEHIRNHETLLASKLVETTNGSWGEERLYLEETRQELREKILSYKATSADKKRMQEIESDLRKQRAKIKEVEKEYIENAKVIGATLSKCAIDSLIYERTFDLVVVDEVSMAFVPQIALAASLGKRIVVCGDFLQLPPIAMANHELVRKWLGEDMFYHAGIVESVNKSEAHPNLFMLQEQRRMHADISKFTNSFIYKNRVYDHPSVSERKELAQLQPFANEASVLFDTSQMGAFSLKDAASGSRFNIMSGLVAMQMMLIGLLDGVQSIGIVTPYRAQSRFLSTCIREMLQRTKYQNIPVLAATVHKFQGSERDMMIFDTVDSYPQERPGVLFFDHKNHRLVNVAVTRARGKFIQLSDCHYMCKNLSRKQALSQLTAHIERHGDVYDRTTSRQLWERKISKRLRWFMEMNLEEPKGLLKDILAAKRKIVISLPSTKQVDKRVWQALMRTNAQITVYSDGPVPLKNVKLQRQNKAFPFIVIDDEIFWAGAPLTSQMMFEGSTEFPYVCARLQAPETIGVLKGFLDIR